In Aquimarina sp. TRL1, a single window of DNA contains:
- a CDS encoding TonB-dependent receptor: protein MISYKKQLCGYCKTRLILPIFLFLVAGIIQKGYSFQENNEKYTISGYVKESGSGELLPGVSIYITALKKGVVTNDFGFYSLTLPLGTYDVNYSYIGFKTVTTTISLTQNIQKDIDLTIESNLLDEVIIDSRKNERISSKVQMSTLSLPVEQIQDIPALLGEKDVLKVFQLMPGVSAGSEGSSGLYVRGGGPDQNLFILDDATVYNANHLFGFLSVFNGDAIKSVEMYKGGFPARYGGRLSSVLDIRMLDGNKNELHGKFGIGLLSSNITLQGPIKKGKTSFLFSGRRTYLDLFTRLASTSESKVSPYFYDLNAKINHEFDSKNKLYISSYMGRDIFKLKENYDNEKYKTRLGWGNQTATIRWNHQFNDKLFSNTSLIYSNFKFFLDVEEEYSNQQYDAKFHSGITDLGVKLDFDYFPSLNHHLRFGAQALHHNFTPHTSVIKEKGFPDNRSKTEFRSIESAVYVEDEWKISERFKTNLGIRVSSFNYKSLNYINPESRVSLAYKLNDVSAVKASYSSMNQYIHLLSNSGIGLPTDLWVSSTDRVKPQSSHQVALGYSRDFIDENFTLSLEGYYKKSNNVIGYKEGTDFIFDAREDSEKTWEDNVVSGEAEAYGLEFLLQRKFGKFTGWIGYTLAWSDRQFDELNQGKRFFARYDRRHDVSLVGIYKPSKKITLSGSWIYASGSNYTLPNGEIKTPINDRHDLSQSNIFNNRGISKNYEERNNFRGESTHRLDLSIQFHKKKKRGTRTWDFSIYNAYFRKNPFTYIFKRKNGVRELNRISILPIIPSITYKYEF from the coding sequence ATGATCTCGTATAAAAAACAACTATGCGGCTACTGCAAAACCCGGTTGATACTACCTATCTTTTTATTTCTGGTAGCTGGTATTATCCAAAAAGGGTATTCATTTCAGGAAAATAATGAAAAATATACCATCAGCGGATATGTAAAAGAAAGTGGAAGCGGCGAACTGTTACCAGGAGTATCTATATACATCACTGCTCTAAAAAAAGGAGTTGTCACCAATGATTTTGGCTTCTATTCATTAACGCTTCCTTTGGGAACGTATGATGTTAACTACTCATATATTGGTTTCAAAACAGTTACAACAACCATCTCATTAACCCAAAATATCCAAAAAGACATTGACTTAACTATAGAAAGTAACCTATTAGATGAAGTCATTATTGACTCGAGAAAAAATGAACGGATTTCATCCAAAGTACAAATGAGTACTTTATCGTTACCAGTTGAACAAATTCAGGATATTCCTGCCTTACTGGGAGAAAAAGATGTGTTGAAAGTATTTCAGTTAATGCCAGGAGTCAGTGCCGGATCAGAAGGAAGTTCGGGGCTTTATGTACGAGGAGGTGGTCCTGATCAAAATTTATTTATTCTGGATGATGCAACTGTATACAATGCGAATCACTTATTTGGTTTTTTATCTGTATTTAACGGAGATGCTATTAAATCCGTAGAAATGTATAAAGGAGGATTTCCTGCCAGATACGGAGGTCGATTATCATCTGTACTAGATATACGAATGCTGGATGGAAATAAAAATGAACTTCACGGTAAATTTGGTATTGGATTACTTTCGTCCAATATTACACTTCAAGGACCAATCAAAAAAGGAAAAACTTCATTTCTTTTTTCAGGAAGAAGAACCTATTTAGATCTGTTTACCAGATTAGCGAGTACTTCTGAGAGCAAGGTTTCTCCTTATTTCTATGACTTAAATGCAAAAATAAATCATGAATTCGACAGTAAAAACAAACTCTATATAAGTAGTTATATGGGACGTGATATTTTCAAATTAAAAGAAAATTATGACAATGAAAAATACAAAACCCGGCTAGGGTGGGGAAATCAAACAGCAACGATTCGATGGAACCATCAATTTAATGATAAATTGTTTTCGAATACATCATTAATTTACAGTAATTTCAAATTCTTCCTGGATGTTGAAGAGGAATATTCCAATCAGCAGTATGATGCCAAATTCCACTCCGGAATTACAGACCTTGGTGTAAAACTAGATTTTGATTATTTTCCTTCATTAAACCATCATTTGCGATTTGGTGCACAAGCATTGCATCATAACTTTACACCACATACCAGCGTTATTAAGGAAAAGGGATTCCCTGATAACCGATCCAAAACTGAATTTCGTTCTATAGAATCCGCTGTTTATGTAGAAGATGAATGGAAAATCTCTGAACGTTTTAAAACGAATCTCGGAATACGTGTGAGTAGTTTTAATTACAAATCTCTAAACTATATCAACCCGGAATCTAGAGTATCCCTCGCTTATAAATTAAATGATGTATCTGCTGTAAAAGCTTCTTATTCTTCTATGAATCAATACATTCATTTATTGAGCAATTCAGGAATTGGTCTACCAACTGATCTTTGGGTGTCTTCGACCGATCGGGTAAAACCACAAAGCTCTCATCAGGTTGCACTGGGATACTCCAGAGACTTTATCGATGAAAACTTTACCTTATCACTGGAGGGGTATTACAAAAAATCCAACAATGTTATAGGGTATAAAGAAGGAACTGATTTTATATTTGATGCACGAGAGGATAGCGAAAAAACTTGGGAGGATAATGTCGTATCAGGAGAGGCAGAAGCCTATGGATTAGAGTTCCTATTACAGAGAAAGTTTGGTAAATTTACAGGATGGATTGGCTATACTCTCGCCTGGTCAGATCGGCAATTTGATGAACTCAACCAAGGGAAACGCTTTTTTGCCCGATACGATCGTAGGCATGATGTTTCTTTGGTTGGAATTTATAAACCCAGTAAAAAAATTACATTATCCGGTTCATGGATTTATGCTTCAGGTAGTAATTATACCTTACCAAACGGTGAGATTAAAACGCCTATCAATGATAGACACGATCTCAGTCAAAGCAACATTTTTAACAATAGAGGAATTTCTAAAAACTACGAAGAGCGCAATAACTTTAGAGGAGAAAGTACCCATAGACTTGATCTTTCGATTCAATTTCATAAAAAGAAAAAAAGAGGAACCAGAACATGGGATTTTAGCATCTACAATGCTTATTTCAGAAAAAACCCATTCACTTATATATTTAAAAGAAAAAATGGTGTCAGAGAGCTCAATCGAATTTCGATTCTCCCAATTATTCCATCAATCACTTACAAGTATGAGTTTTAA
- a CDS encoding OmpA family protein: protein MKKIIVFFSISILGLSSITAQKKKDLLAEIDKLRQEINTVKSELHESRKKEKVGLSKVQSLENQVNDLRETNASLLANMGNFTELSKKKAQNLEKSLETIKEKDLQLNTVNKAISSSDSTRLAVLTLFKNNLKGAAANEASIGVKKGTIYITLANSFLFGNDDNTTVTDKAKVTLESIANTINSTPDLSIYVEGNSNAIEFKNKTIKDNWDLSSLQAAEVIRTLQNKYKVDPKRIDLIAKSEYGSESIETSTRIAINPKFDHFYNTIKESMK from the coding sequence ATGAAAAAAATTATTGTATTCTTCTCCATTTCTATCTTAGGGCTTTCCTCCATAACTGCTCAGAAAAAGAAAGATTTACTTGCCGAAATAGATAAATTAAGACAAGAAATAAACACTGTAAAAAGTGAATTACACGAGTCCCGAAAAAAAGAAAAAGTAGGTTTATCTAAGGTACAATCCTTAGAAAATCAGGTGAATGACCTAAGAGAAACCAATGCTTCTTTACTGGCTAACATGGGAAATTTCACGGAACTCTCTAAAAAGAAAGCTCAAAACTTAGAAAAATCTTTGGAAACGATTAAAGAAAAAGATTTGCAATTAAATACCGTTAATAAAGCTATCAGTAGTAGTGACTCTACCAGACTTGCTGTATTAACACTGTTTAAAAACAACCTGAAAGGAGCTGCTGCCAATGAAGCTTCCATTGGTGTAAAAAAAGGAACAATTTATATCACCTTAGCCAATAGTTTTTTATTTGGTAATGATGATAATACCACAGTAACCGATAAAGCCAAAGTTACGTTAGAGAGTATTGCTAATACGATTAATAGTACTCCTGACCTTTCTATTTATGTAGAAGGAAACAGCAATGCGATAGAGTTTAAAAATAAGACTATCAAAGACAACTGGGATTTGAGTAGCTTACAAGCTGCCGAGGTTATCAGAACACTTCAGAATAAATACAAAGTAGATCCTAAACGAATTGACCTCATCGCTAAAAGTGAATATGGTTCTGAAAGTATAGAAACCTCTACACGGATTGCCATCAACCCTAAATTTGATCACTTTTACAATACTATCAAAGAAAGCATGAAATAA